From the genome of Candidatus Cloacimonadota bacterium:
ATTCATTGTAATATCAAACTGCCGCATAAGGATAAAAGTTAGCATAAAACTAAATGGAATTCCCCAAGCAGCAAAAAGGGCATTTCTCCATCCGATAAAAATCAAAAGAGTGAAAAATACCAATATTATACCAAAAAGAGCATTTTGGCTGAGAGTTGAAATACTGTTTTGAACATCAATGGAGCCGTCATTTCGAACCTCGAACAATAAGCCGGGAATTCTTTCTTGAAACTCTTTCGATTTCTCCCGAACATTATCCATAACTTTTATAATGTTGCCATCAACCTTTTTGAAAATATTTACATTTACTGCCCGAACACCATTCAATTTACCAATTGTAGAACTTTTTTGCAACGTGTCTTTTACTACTGCCACATCTTTTATGCGGATTGCCCGACCGTTCTTGTCCATTTTTATAATTACATCATTTATTTCCTCTACCTGTCCAAACTCTCCCACTGTTCTGACCAAAAATTCTGCTCTTCCAAATTTTAATGTGCCACCCGGAACATTTTTATTTCGCAAATTTATTGCCCGATATATATCATTTAGAGTAATTCCATATTGATCCAACTTGCTTGTATTATTTTCAACCCAGATTTCTCTATCTCGTGTTCCCGCTATTTCCACTTTGGAAATATAGTTCAAATGCATTATTTCATCTCGGTAATCTTCTGCAATCTCTCTGATAGAATTTGGCGAAAAATCACCACCGAGAACAACGGTACACATCTCATTAACTTCTCGCATATTCAATCTGATAATAATGGGGTCGTCGGCTCCTTCCGGCAATCCGTAAACTTTATCCATCTCGGTATTCAGGTCGTTCCACGCCCGATCTATGTCTGCGTTCGGTTCCATGATGATAAAAATTGTTGCTCTGCCCGATTCACAAGAAGATTGATAATAATCAATATTTTCCAAATCGTCAATCTCATCCTCAATTTTTTTTACGATGAAATTTTCCATCTCAGCAGGTGAAACTCCTCGATAATTAATTAAAATATAGAATGCCCCGAAATCAACGGCTGGCATCTCTTCTTTGGGTATATCAATCATCGTATAAATACCGAATATAAATACAATGATCATTATCATATTTATCAGTTTGCTATTATTTACAGAAAATTTTGCTATTGACATGGGGCTCCTTTTTTTACTTATATGCAATTATTTTACACACGAAGGGACTCGTGTGCCACATTGTTTTGATTTTTTTAACATTTAATTTTGATATTTGTCGTTTGAAATTTATCACTGTTTGCCGTTTTGGAAATAGGGACTGCGGATTGTTTTCCTGTGACTCCAAACTGGGGTTTGGAAACAAATTGCGTTCCCAAGCTGGGGCTTGGGAACGAGATTGGAGAGAGGGCTTGGGAACGAGACTAGAGAGAAGGCTTGGGAACGAGATTGGAGGGAGAGCTTGGGAACGAGATTGGAGAGGGGACTTGGGAACGAGATTGGAGGGAGAGCTTGGGGAGGATATTGGGATGGCTGATTGGGGGCGATAGGTAAGGATCGAAATTGGTAATATTTCATTTGTTTGCATTTTCGTGTGTTTTGTGTATTTCGTGGTCATTTTTCCCCTTTTTTCACCGCCGAGAACGGAGAGAACGCAGAGTTTATTTCACTGGGATTTCACTGGGTTCCTTTTTCGTGTTTTTCCGTGTGTTTCGTGGTCCATTTTTCCGTCTTCCGTTTTCCGTCTTCCATCAATAACTCTTTATCTCTACTTTAGCTCCGTTGCTTAGGTTATCGTAGCCTTCTACCACAAGTTTATCACCCTTCTTCAACCCATTTGTAATGATTACATCCCGTTTCACTTTTTTTCCGAGTTCAACCTTTTGTTCATAGGCTTTATTATTTTCATCAATAATATAAACATATTTATCGTCGTATTTTTCGAGAATATTATTCATTGAAGTAAAGAACACATCTTTGTGGGTTTTACTTTGGATGTAACCCTCCACAACCATACCGGGAAGAAGTTTCTCATTCTGATTTTCGATTTCGATTTCGATGGGATAATTTGCAGTTCCGCGTAATGGTTTTATACCTACGCCAGTAATTTTGCCGGTAAATGTTTCCTTAAATCCATTATTTTTTATCATAACCGACTGCCCTTTTTTGACATTAAGAATATCCGATTCGGAAAGTCCTGTTTTAATTTTCAATTTTTTGGAATTAACAATTGTGCAGATCGGATTTCCTCCTCCTATCATTTCCCCTATTTCAATATTCAGATTTGTGATGTAACCGGAGACAGGAGCAACAAATTCTGAGTTCTCGAGAGCTCGTTTTTTCATTTCCAGCGAAACTTTTGCTCCTTCGAGAGCTGCGGTGGCATTGTTTTTGGCAATCTTCGCCTGTAAAAATTCCTGCTGGGAAATTTTGTTTTCCTTATACAATTTTTCAGATGATTGTAGATTAAGTTGTGCAGACTCAAGAGAGGCTTGTGCACCACTTAAACCGGCTTTAGATTGTAAAACCTGAATTTTATAATCCGAATTATCAATCCTGCCGATCGTTTGACCTTTTTCTACCCAATCACCTAAATATTTATGCACTTCCAAAACTTTTCCATTTGTTTCACTGGTGAAAACAATGTCTGTAATTCCTTCCAATGATCCAACAACCTTAACATATTCTTGCAAATTTTCCGGAATTACTTCCTGAATAATTACCGGAACAGCTTTTGCTTCCATTGCAAATCCGGGTCTTCTTTCTGTTTTTGCCCGGTCGGAATTACCGTTCGTTTTTTTGTCACAACCCCCAAAAGCAAGGGTGATAATTATTAATAGAATAATAATTTTTTTGAATTTAAACATTTGTTCTCCTATTTTTTTGCCGCCAATTTACATTAATTTTTTTCTATCTACAATAATTCGTGTCCATTCGCGGCTTATATTTTTATTTTTGAATAATTCGATATAAAACATTTGTGTCTTCGATTCCCATTTGTTGCATGAGCGATGATTTTGTTCGCAGAAAATCATAAAAAGATTTTGTGTATTGGCTTTGCGATGAAATGAAAAGCACTTGAGCGGACAGCAAATCGTTCGTGCTGATCAGTCCGCTGGAATAACGCTCTTGCATTTGTTTGTAAGTTTCTTCTGCTTGTTCTTTGGCTTTTTTCGCTGCGGAAACAGACTTGGCGCTGGAAACCAGATTCAAAAATGAACTGCTCAAAGATAATTTGATC
Proteins encoded in this window:
- a CDS encoding efflux RND transporter periplasmic adaptor subunit, producing the protein MFKFKKIIILLIIITLAFGGCDKKTNGNSDRAKTERRPGFAMEAKAVPVIIQEVIPENLQEYVKVVGSLEGITDIVFTSETNGKVLEVHKYLGDWVEKGQTIGRIDNSDYKIQVLQSKAGLSGAQASLESAQLNLQSSEKLYKENKISQQEFLQAKIAKNNATAALEGAKVSLEMKKRALENSEFVAPVSGYITNLNIEIGEMIGGGNPICTIVNSKKLKIKTGLSESDILNVKKGQSVMIKNNGFKETFTGKITGVGIKPLRGTANYPIEIEIENQNEKLLPGMVVEGYIQSKTHKDVFFTSMNNILEKYDDKYVYIIDENNKAYEQKVELGKKVKRDVIITNGLKKGDKLVVEGYDNLSNGAKVEIKSY